In Kryptolebias marmoratus isolate JLee-2015 linkage group LG4, ASM164957v2, whole genome shotgun sequence, the following proteins share a genomic window:
- the mrto4 gene encoding mRNA turnover protein 4 homolog yields the protein MPKSKRDKKVSLTKTTKKGLESKQKLIEELRKCVDTYRNLFIFSVENMRNNRLKDIRTAWKHSRFFFGKNKVMILALGKGQTDEYKDNLHKVSKYLRGEVGVLFTNKTKDEVLEFFNQFKEMDYARAGNQAQMDVTLEEGPLEQFPHSMEPQLRQLGLPTALKKGVITLLKDHEVCKEGDVLTPEQARVLKLFAIEMAEFKVQINCVWNSETGEFENLAGAAEPAQDDEEEEDSVE from the exons ATGCCGAAGTCAAAGAGAGACAAGAAAG TTTCCTTAACTAAAACTACCAAGAAAGGACTAGAATCAAAACAGAAGTTAATCGAAGAG TTACGGAAATGTGTGGACACCTACAGAAAcctgtttatattttctgtggaaaatatGAGGAATAACAGGCTTAAGGACATTAGGACAGCATGGAAACACAGCAG GTTCTTctttggcaaaaacaaagtcatgaTTCTTGCTTTGGGAAAAGGTCAAACAGATGAATACAAAGATAATTTGCACAAG GTCAGCAAATATCTGCGTGGAGAGGTGGGAGTGCTTTtcactaacaaaacaaaagatgaagtACTAGA ATTCTTCAATCAGTTCAAAGAGATGGACTACGCTCGTGCAGGCAACCAGGCACAGATGGACGTAACGCTGGAAGAGGGTCCTCTTGAACAGTTTCCTCACTCAATGGAGCCTCAGTTGAGGCAGCTGGGACTTCCCACTGCTCTAAAGAAAG GAGTGATAACGTTGCTGAAAGACCATGAAGTCTGTAAAGAAGGAGACGTTTTAACTCCTGAACAGGCTCGGGTTCTG AAACTCTTTGCCATCGAGATGGCAGAATTCAAAGTGCAGATAAACTGTGTGTGGAACTCAGAAACGGGCGAGTTTGAGAACTTGGCTGGAGCAGCGGAGCCTGCacaggatgatgaagaggaggaggacagtgTAGAATAA
- the akr7a3 gene encoding aflatoxin B1 aldehyde reductase member 3 has protein sequence MLRVTTAGLCTLRQARGIKPNFAHLPRFVARRNMSSGANKRPMSLLGTMAFGGRADAEQSREMVKAFLDRGHNQVDTAFMYTDGKSETVIGGMSLPKTVSIATKANPWDGKTLKPESVRSQLETSLQRLQTDWVDLFYLHAPDHQNPIQDTLRACNELHQEGKFKELGLSNYASWEVAEIVCICRHNNWIVPTVYQGMYNATTRQVETELLPCLRNNGMRFYAYNPLAGGLLTGKYHFEDKDVSQPAGRFFGNSWAAVYRDRYWKQSQFQAIDAVLKALEIAYGSEKPSLTSAAMRWMYHHSHLKGDLGDGVIIGMSNMEQLQQNLAAAEEGPLDQRVVDAFMEAWNLVAHECPNYFR, from the exons ATGCTGCGGGTAACAACAGCTGGACTCTGCACTCTCCGACAGGCTCGAGGTATAAAACCCAATTTCGCACACCTGCCCAGGTTTGTGGCCCGCAGAAACATGTCGTCGGGAGCCAATAAGCGGCCGATGAGCTTACTGGGAACAATGGCGTTCGGGGGGCGAGCTGACGCCGAGCAGAGCCGGGAGATGGTGAAGGCTTTCCTGGACAGAGGACACAACCAGGTGGACACGGCGTTTATGTATACAGACGGAAAGTCGGAGACTGTCATAGGAGGCATGAGCTTACCTAAGACAG TGAGCATAGCTACGAAGGCCAACCCCTGGGATGGGAAGACGTTGAAGCCAGAGAGCGTGCGCTCCCAGCTGGAAACCTCcctgcagaggctgcagacGGACTGGGTGGACCTTTTCTACCTCCACGCCCCCGATCACCAGAACCCCATCCAGGATACTCTGAGGGCCTGCAACGAGCTCCACCAGGAG GGAAAATTCAAGGAGCTGGGTTTGTCAAACTACGCATCGTGGGAAGTGGCTGAAATTGTGTGCATCTGCAGACACAACAACTGGATTGTTCCCACTGTTTATCAG GGAATGTACAACGCCACAACAAGACAGGTGGAAACAGAGCTGCTGCCATGTTTGAGAAACAATGGAATGAGGTTTTATGCCTACAATCCTCTTGcag gtGGTCTTCTGACAGGGAAGTACCACTTTGAGGACAAAGACGTCTCTCAGCCTGCAGGACGGTTCTTCGGTAACAGCTGGGCTGCAGTGTACAGGGACAG ATACTGGAAGCAGAGTCAATTCCAGGCCATAGATGCGGTCCTCAAGGCGTTAGAGATCGCGTACGGATCGGAGAAACCCTCCCTGACTTCTGCTGCCATGCGCTGGATGTACCACCACTCACATCTTAAG GGTGATCTCGGAGATGGAGTGATCATCGGCATGTCCAACATGGAGCAACTTCAGCAGAACTTGGCTGCAGCCGAGGAGGGTCCTCTGGACCAGAGAGTGGTTGATGCCTTCATGGAGGCCTGGAACCTCGTAGCCCACGAGTGTCCAAACTATTTCAGATGA